A window from Longimicrobium sp. encodes these proteins:
- a CDS encoding Ig-like domain-containing protein, giving the protein MKSLKLAVFFACAVLTAACQDDPVGGGRDQLTLSADTSYIATRETVQLTASVGNAAASGTAYRSLNEVVATVDAAGLVTGRSVGVAAIVAERGMLTDTLQIHVTPSPRDALATGAMHSCVLDVDGKAHCWGTGTNGQLGNGTTASSAAPVAVAGGRTFAMVEAGDSTTCAVTPEGDGYCWGSGRLGQLGNGSLEASAVPVRVSVPQPLASIAVGFRVACALARDGTAYCWGRNTFGNVGNGNRAMVTTPTAVSTSLKFRQISVGLAQSCGLTADGAAYCWGQNVFRTLGTGDIAERLTPAPVSGGLRSRRSAPGR; this is encoded by the coding sequence ATGAAATCGCTGAAGCTCGCCGTCTTCTTTGCCTGCGCCGTACTTACCGCCGCCTGCCAGGACGACCCGGTCGGTGGGGGGCGCGATCAACTGACGCTTTCCGCCGATACCAGCTACATCGCCACGCGGGAGACGGTGCAGCTCACGGCCTCGGTGGGGAACGCCGCGGCGAGCGGGACTGCGTACAGGAGCCTCAACGAGGTGGTTGCCACCGTTGATGCCGCCGGGCTCGTCACCGGCCGGTCGGTGGGTGTGGCGGCGATCGTCGCGGAGAGGGGGATGCTCACGGATACCCTCCAGATCCACGTCACGCCGTCCCCGCGCGACGCGCTGGCGACGGGGGCGATGCACAGCTGTGTTCTCGACGTCGATGGGAAGGCGCACTGCTGGGGCACCGGCACGAACGGGCAGCTCGGCAACGGAACGACCGCCAGCAGCGCGGCGCCCGTGGCGGTGGCGGGGGGACGGACCTTTGCGATGGTGGAGGCGGGGGACAGCACCACCTGCGCGGTGACTCCGGAGGGCGACGGGTATTGCTGGGGCAGTGGAAGGCTGGGGCAGCTCGGCAACGGAAGCCTCGAGGCCAGCGCGGTCCCGGTGCGGGTATCCGTGCCGCAGCCGCTGGCGAGTATCGCGGTGGGCTTTCGCGTCGCCTGCGCCCTGGCACGCGACGGCACCGCCTACTGCTGGGGCCGCAACACCTTCGGCAACGTGGGGAACGGGAACCGGGCGATGGTCACCACGCCCACGGCCGTCAGCACCTCGCTGAAGTTCAGGCAGATCAGCGTCGGCCTGGCGCAGAGCTGTGGCCTCACGGCCGACGGCGCCGCGTACTGCTGGGGCCAGAACGTCTTCCGCACGCTCGGCACCGGAGACATCGCCGAGCGGCTGACCCCCGCCCCGGTGAGCGGCGGGCTGCGTTCGCGACGCTCAGCGCCGGGTCGGTGA